The DNA region GCACAATTTCCAGCTCTTGACCCTCTGCACTGCCTCGACGAGCGGTTTTGATATCGTATCCCTCAACTTGCTTGCTTCCACTTAGAAGCAAGATGCCAAGTACTGCGGACCCCGTTTCGGCCTCTGCTCTCGAATGCGTGCTCATAGTTGCGGTAGATAGCTTGGCACACATGCATTTATTGACAAGTCATGCAGATTTTATAACCGTTTTCGTGCATTGCACGCTGCGTCACACAATCTCACAACCAACTCACCGCTCGCCGGATACTGCTTGGTCACCGTAATCTCTTCATCTCAACAAGACAGCCGGTCGACCGCGATTGCGTCCCGGTCttgcccctccctcttccagGACCTAAGCTTTGACTTGTCTCTCAAGGGCGCCGTGTACAAGGAAGGGCGTACACGGGAGAGATACGGCAGATGAACAACCCTACAGCTTCCCCCGGTCGTTCTTAGTCTCGGACACCCCCACAAACATCCCATCAACACTTTTCACCCCGCTGCGGCATCCGGAGGCCAAGAGAATAGGATCGGTTGCAAAGTCGATAACCGCCCCGCCAAACGGGCTTGGATCGACCCATCATCTTGTTGTCTTCCTATCTTGCCGCTTGCTGTACTGCGCCGCCTCCACTGATAAGGAATCGGGGACCAATGCCCCAATGACTCGGGCTTCGGGGCCGGCACCGGTTCTACATGGTCGACGTCAGGATGCATGGTAACCACATGGCCAGCCGTGGGGATTCTTTCTGGCCGATGACTTCCACCTGCTTCATCTGGCATAGCACCACCGGACTAGACGCGGTAAAGTCCCCGACCAAAAGTAAGCCCAGCTACGCTTGACGTTGTATCTGCTGTCGTACAAGTGTGGGCAGTCTGACACCGCGAAGCCGGCTGTCATCCGGTGACCAATATTGTGATGTTCATGAATTAAACACCGGCAAGATGGGTTCTGCCTTCTACCATCACCGGCCGGGTCTTCCACGGTCGCCGGCTAGGCCTTGATACtggcgtcgacatcgagTCGACAAAGTTCCGGTAGCGGCGTGCTTACCTTGGGTGACAtctccttcgtcttcttATAAAGAGGTGCGGGCGCGTCAACAGTTAGAGGGAGAAGATCCTCAGAGATTCACCCTCAACTCCGAAACCACCCGAGTATCATCCAACCGCCCCTCTTCCTTCACAATGGCTCGGTGGTTTCTCTCCTTCATCGCCGGAAGCGTCCTCGCGGCTGCTTCTGGTCTTCCTATGAAGCTCGAGACACGAAGCGCAGTCACTTCCCGTGTTTCCAACATCCACATCACCATCGAGGAGCCCGTCGAAGAGACAGTGACCTTCACCTACGGCTCGTGCCGGGGTGTCTCGCTGGACGATGCTCATCACACCATCGTCAAGTCCGAGGTCCGCGACTCTCAGCGTCTCGTCTGGGTTCTCCCGGAAGATGCCTCGTCTGATGGGTGTATTTCAGCATGGGGTACTTCTGGCAAGCTGTTGGGCCGGAGTGAGCCTCAGACGCTGCATCACAACTGGAAGCGTCGTGTTCAGAAGAGATGTGAGTCCACCACCGAACGGCACTGCTTTCCTCCCTAACACCAAACAGCCATCCACATGGGCAATGACACCGGCATCGACACTCTTGGAGCCTGGTTCGAGGGTGTCAACCTcctcaaggacaaggagcccgccgccgtcgatgtcgacgccgccaagtcAAAGCaggtcgccatcgtcggcgccggcatggcGGGACTGATGAGCTACCTCGTCCTCTCCCAAGCCGGCATGAccaacatcagcatcatTGAGGCTGGCCAAcgtctcggcggccgcgtACACACCGAGTACCTGAGCGGCGGCCCCTTCGACTACTCCTATCAGGAGATGGGTCCCATGCGCTTCCCGGAGCACTACGTCGACCCCAAAACCAACACGACCTACAACATCACCGACCACCAGCTCGTcttccagctcgccgccgagatgaACGATCTCAACAACCACGACAAGAACCTGAGCGTAGACTTCATCCCTTGGATCCAGAGTAACCGGAACGGTCTGTCATACAAGAACGGCATCAAGCTCGACAACGGCCTGCCGCCGACCCTCGCCCAGATCGCCGCCAACTCATCTCTTGCGGTTGCCAGCGTCCTTGACGACTCCACCAACGCCCTGTCCGAGAAGATGGACCAGTACCTCCCCGGCAGCGACTTCTCGGTTCGCATGGCCCAAAACATGTTCAAGGCCCACCGAGAGTTCCTCGACTCGGGTCTCCAAGGCCTTGGAGGAGACGTTTGGTCCGAGTATGCCTTCATGGTGAACTACCTCAAGGGCTCCCTCAACTCGACCGACGCTCTCGGCAGCTACTCGGCCACTTCTTTCTGGGACACTCTCTACGAGGGCATGTACTTCCAGGCCGCGACCTACAAGACTATCGACGGCGGTCTCAGCCGTCTCCCTCAGGCCTTCCAccccctcgtcgacgacgtcacCACGATGAACCGCAAGATCGAGCGCGTGCAGTTTGACACGGACAACTCCCGCGTCAACCTCGAATGGCGCGAGTCCTTCAAGAACCAGACCTTCGAGAGCGCCTCGTACGACTACGCCCTCCTGGCGGTCCCCTTCTCCATCATCCGCAAGTGGCGCCTCCCCTCGCTGCCCCTGACCATCTCCAACGCCATCAAGGAGCTGCCCTACACCAGCGCCTGCAAGGTTGCCCTCGAGTTCTCGGAGCGGTTCTGGGAGCACTACGAAAAccccatcgtcggcggctgcAGCACCACCTCGGACATCCCCGGCATCGGCTCCACTTGCTACCCCTCGTACAACATCAACGGCACCGGCCCGGCCACCATGCTGGCCTCGTACATCTCGGGCGACTGGGGCCACCGGTGGGCCTCCGtctcggaggaggagcacgTCCAGTACGTGCTCGACGCCATGGTCGAGATCCACGGCGAGAACACGAGGGATCTGTACACGGGCAAGTACAACCGCCGCTGCTGGGTCCTTGACCCGCTCGAGAGCGGCAGCTGGGTGagccccgtcgccggccagcaCCAGCTCTACATCCCCGAGTACTTCAAGACGTACAACAACGTGAGTGTTGGTTCGTCTCCGAAGTGACAGGAATTGGTCGCTAATCACTGTAACTAGATGATCTTCATTGGAGAACACACCTCCTACACACACGCCTGGATCTCTTCGGCTCTCGACTCGGGCATCCGCGGCGCCGTTcagctgctcctcgagctcgggcTCGTGGATGAGGCCAAGGCTGCCGTCAACAAGTGGATGGCCAGGTGGATCGACATTGTAAGTGACACCCTGAGACCTTCCAACCACGTGGCCCTGCGCCGTAGCTAATCCCGGGCCTCTAGTGATCCGGCATGATGGACGATACCCAAGGAGAAAAAGACTAGACGGAACGGAAGTGGGGGAATATCGGTACATTGCCGAGGCACGGCAGTAAATAATGTCTTGTATGTAGTATGACGAATCACGAGTAACAGACGAGCAACCATTACATCCAACGGCTGTCTTCCAAGTCCAACATCCGGAACCACCTTTGGCCAGATCTGCACTCGTAGGTCGATGTGGTAAACAAATCCGACATCACGCGAGCTACACAACAGCAATGCCCATGAATCTAATGACGATGGTTTTAAGCCCGTCGCAGTTATGCAGATCAAGATCTGTGTAAACGCTTCCTTCAGATCCAAAGTTTCATCCCTGCCGCCGATACTAGAGCACTTCCGGCAGAATGATCACGGGACAAAAATATCAGCCCTGCGGGTACGATCATCGTCCGATACATCGTACCGCTTCCCCATTCTTGGACGAAGCCGGGCAGGGGCCGGCAGGTCCCGGAAGACAGTGGTTCGGCATCTGCAGACAACGCCGCACACCCGCAGTGCCTCCTCGTCCGTAAATGTTCACCATCAGCAAATTTTATTCTGGTAATCTCGCGTCGAGCGCCGGAATCCTTGTCTGCAGCCTAGCGCTCTGAAGGATGTACAAGCATCACACGTGGGTTTGATGTCAGAGGCGGCCGTAGCCGCGGCTGCAGGAACCGTTTTCGCATCTATGTACACGAATCCTGCCCGTTGTTTCAGCGCCGGATTCGCCAATCATGCGAGCAGCTCgttctcgtctcgtctcagCCTGCTCTCGCTTGTCTCAAAGAGCCGGGGGACGCCAGACTGCGAGAAGGGCACGCCGTCCCGTACGATCTTGGCCAGACCCCTGGCCGTCAGGAGGATGAACGACATGCCATGCCCGTTGAATCCCGCACAGACGAACTGCCCCGGTTTTGACGGCACCGGGCCAACATGGGGGTACAGATCGTTGGTGTACTGGATTCCGTCACGTTAGTTGTCCACAAGAGAGACTCGGAGTCCCATCCCCCAAGTGCGAGGGGCACGGCAGGAAGAGCGACTCACCCCCATTATCCCCGTCCAGATACTATCAACCTCGGCCCCGCTGTCCTCCCACCCGCGGAAGTTTCTCTGCATATGGTCGTCAAAGTAGTGAGCGGCGGGCTCGATCATCTTGGAGTCGTCCCAGACGTTGTACCACTCCTCCACGT from Colletotrichum higginsianum IMI 349063 chromosome 4, whole genome shotgun sequence includes:
- a CDS encoding L-amino-acid oxidase, whose protein sequence is MARWFLSFIAGSVLAAASGLPMKLETRSAVTSRVSNIHITIEEPVEETVTFTYGSCRGVSLDDAHHTIVKSEVRDSQRLVWVLPEDASSDGCISAWGTSGKLLGRSEPQTLHHNWKRPIHMGNDTGIDTLGAWFEGVNLLKDKEPAAVDVDAAKSKQVAIVGAGMAGLMSYLVLSQAGMTNISIIEAGQRLGGRVHTEYLSGGPFDYSYQEMGPMRFPEHYVDPKTNTTYNITDHQLVFQLAAEMNDLNNHDKNLSVDFIPWIQSNRNGLSYKNGIKLDNGLPPTLAQIAANSSLAVASVLDDSTNALSEKMDQYLPGSDFSVRMAQNMFKAHREFLDSGLQGLGGDVWSEYAFMVNYLKGSLNSTDALGSYSATSFWDTLYEGMYFQAATYKTIDGGLSRLPQAFHPLVDDVTTMNRKIERVQFDTDNSRVNLEWRESFKNQTFESASYDYALLAVPFSIIRKWRLPSLPLTISNAIKELPYTSACKVALEFSERFWEHYENPIVGGCSTTSDIPGIGSTCYPSYNINGTGPATMLASYISGDWGHRWASVSEEEHVQYVLDAMVEIHGENTRDLYTGKYNRRCWVLDPLESGSWVSPVAGQHQLYIPEYFKTYNNMIFIGEHTSYTHAWISSALDSGIRGAVQLLLELGLVDEAKAAVNKWMARWIDITSNHYIQRLSSKSNIRNHLWPDLHS